From the genome of Turicibacter faecis, one region includes:
- the abc-f gene encoding ribosomal protection-like ABC-F family protein, with protein MILLQTSKLTKLYSGTPILENVQFEVKKGERIAVVGRNGAGKSTLLKMIADEIDYDSGEIHKPQSVILGYFAQSSHINSNDTIYNEMLKVFQKTIMLKGQLEALSLKMAEEDPTSENYLKIIDQYQQLNHQFELMSGYTYESEINNILNRFKFNEIGFDQKISNLSGGQKTRLALAKLLLQKPDLLILDEPTNHLDIDTIEWLEGYLKKYPGAVVIVSHDRYFLDQIATTVYEIEYRKCTKYKGNYSDYMDQKAISYAALMKQYEKQQKEISKMEDFISRNIVRASTTKRAQSRRKLLDKMERIEMPKLNDKSIGITFEIDRRSGNDVLKVENVAVGYDDNKPISDHLDFHINRLERVALIGPNGIGKSTILKTIAGDLPPLEGDIFYGKSLDMGYFDQEQANLTSNNTVLNEVWNVFPNRLEKDIRTLLGNFLFTGDDVFKTVHQLSGGEKVRLTLCKLMLQRNNFLLLDEPTNHLDIDSKEMLELSLEDYEGTLFFISHDRYFIDKIATRILEVTPHGVVSYLGNYSDYIEKKRLINEQMASQQNEMANSSTNSITDYQKQKEQRRLEQQRKRQLEDIENKINAYEEELAYKKAELFQEEVYLDSQKSALVQSRIEELEELLLEAMDTWESLAQID; from the coding sequence ATGATTTTATTACAAACAAGTAAACTAACTAAACTTTATTCGGGGACCCCAATTCTTGAAAATGTTCAATTTGAGGTAAAAAAGGGGGAACGCATTGCCGTTGTTGGGCGTAACGGGGCAGGAAAGTCTACCTTACTAAAAATGATTGCAGATGAAATTGACTATGATAGTGGGGAAATCCATAAGCCGCAAAGCGTCATCCTCGGATATTTTGCGCAATCTAGCCATATCAATTCAAATGATACCATTTATAATGAAATGTTAAAGGTTTTCCAAAAAACAATTATGCTTAAAGGTCAATTAGAAGCACTAAGTTTAAAAATGGCTGAAGAAGATCCAACGAGCGAGAACTATCTAAAAATTATTGATCAATATCAACAATTAAACCATCAATTTGAATTAATGAGTGGGTATACTTATGAATCAGAAATTAATAATATTTTAAATCGTTTTAAATTTAACGAAATCGGATTCGACCAAAAAATTTCTAACCTCAGTGGAGGACAAAAAACGAGATTAGCACTCGCTAAATTATTACTTCAAAAACCTGATCTTTTAATTCTCGATGAACCAACCAACCATTTAGATATTGATACCATTGAATGGCTTGAAGGTTATTTAAAAAAATACCCAGGTGCTGTTGTTATTGTTTCCCATGATAGATACTTCCTTGACCAGATAGCCACAACCGTCTATGAAATTGAGTACCGTAAATGTACAAAGTATAAGGGGAATTACTCAGACTATATGGATCAAAAGGCCATTTCCTACGCTGCCTTAATGAAACAATATGAAAAGCAACAAAAAGAAATCTCGAAGATGGAAGACTTTATTAGCCGAAATATAGTTCGTGCCTCAACAACTAAAAGAGCTCAATCGCGTAGAAAGCTCCTAGATAAAATGGAACGAATCGAAATGCCTAAATTAAATGATAAGTCTATAGGGATTACCTTTGAAATCGATCGTCGTAGTGGAAACGATGTTCTCAAGGTAGAAAATGTAGCCGTTGGATATGATGATAATAAGCCAATCTCAGATCATTTGGATTTCCATATCAATCGCCTTGAACGCGTGGCTCTCATCGGACCCAATGGAATTGGAAAATCTACAATCTTAAAAACAATCGCCGGGGACCTTCCACCACTAGAAGGTGATATTTTCTACGGAAAAAGCCTTGATATGGGATACTTTGATCAAGAGCAGGCTAATTTAACCTCAAATAATACAGTACTAAATGAGGTTTGGAACGTTTTCCCGAATAGACTAGAAAAAGATATTCGAACTCTACTTGGAAACTTTTTATTCACCGGTGATGATGTATTTAAAACAGTGCACCAACTCTCGGGTGGAGAAAAAGTCCGTCTTACCCTATGTAAACTCATGCTCCAAAGAAATAACTTCTTACTTTTAGATGAGCCAACTAACCACCTTGATATCGATAGCAAAGAAATGTTAGAACTTTCCCTCGAAGATTATGAAGGTACACTCTTTTTCATTTCACATGATCGTTACTTTATCGATAAAATTGCTACACGTATTTTAGAAGTAACGCCACATGGGGTCGTCTCTTATCTAGGAAACTATTCTGACTATATCGAAAAGAAACGTCTGATTAATGAACAAATGGCGTCTCAACAAAATGAAATGGCGAACAGTTCAACAAATAGCATTACCGACTATCAAAAACAAAAGGAACAACGACGATTAGAACAACAACGTAAACGACAATTAGAAGACATTGAAAATAAAATAAATGCGTATGAAGAAGAACTGGCTTACAAAAAGGCTGAGCTCTTCCAAGAAGAAGTTTACTTAGATTCGCAAAAATCGGCTCTAGTCCAATCTCGTATTGAAGAATTGGAGGAACTTCTTTTAGAAGCTATGGACACCTGGGAATCACTAGCACAAATAGATTAA
- a CDS encoding redox-sensing transcriptional repressor Rex, whose translation MLSNIPNATLKRLALYRRCFVELDEMRVRRIQSGELSQKIGIDSATIRRDFSYLGELGRQGYGYEVRVVLEAFNNLLKPDDAQRCILIGVGNLGRALVKYFSSDKFKRRLFRTPVNLVAGFDIDESLVGQHIGELPIYHLDNLSSYIEENHVTYVILAVPPFVAQKVATSLEGLGIKGILNLSSTVINVSEDILVHEVDLNMELETLFFYVFQREQLKK comes from the coding sequence ATGCTATCAAATATACCAAACGCAACACTTAAACGATTAGCACTTTATCGTCGTTGTTTCGTAGAACTCGATGAGATGAGAGTGAGACGAATTCAATCGGGAGAGTTAAGTCAAAAAATAGGGATTGATTCTGCAACTATCCGACGTGATTTTTCATATTTAGGTGAATTAGGTCGCCAAGGTTATGGATACGAAGTACGTGTGGTATTAGAGGCATTTAATAATTTATTGAAACCAGATGACGCGCAACGTTGTATTTTGATTGGGGTTGGAAACTTAGGGCGCGCTTTAGTAAAGTATTTTAGTTCGGATAAGTTTAAAAGACGATTATTTAGAACACCTGTTAATTTAGTCGCAGGATTTGATATAGATGAAAGTTTAGTGGGTCAGCATATTGGGGAGTTGCCGATCTATCATTTAGATAATTTATCTTCATACATTGAAGAGAATCATGTAACCTATGTGATTTTAGCGGTTCCACCATTTGTTGCTCAAAAAGTAGCGACTTCATTAGAGGGATTAGGTATTAAAGGAATTCTGAATCTTTCTTCAACTGTTATTAATGTGAGTGAGGATATCCTTGTTCATGAAGTTGATTTAAATATGGAGTTAGAAACGTTATTCTTTTATGTTTTTCAACGCGAACAGCTAAAAAAATAA
- a CDS encoding ECF transporter S component yields the protein MNQARKRMKFLILVTMFCSIQVILMLTPLGYIPLGLVRATTMHIPVILAGILLGIKGGAITGLVFGVSSVVINTLTPTITSFVFTPFYSLGDYSGNFWSLVIAIVPRVLLGVLAAIIYQLFKHKGNKLSVIGSSFTALVCTIIHSILVLGMIYVFFGPSYASAKGVEVSALFGLLLGVITTNSLLEAILAVVIVAPLTKVLEPITKKVM from the coding sequence ATGAATCAGGCAAGAAAGAGAATGAAGTTTTTAATTTTAGTAACTATGTTTTGCAGTATCCAGGTTATTTTAATGTTAACCCCGCTTGGGTATATTCCTTTAGGACTTGTACGTGCTACAACGATGCATATTCCTGTTATTTTAGCTGGAATTTTGTTAGGCATAAAAGGTGGGGCTATAACAGGTTTAGTTTTTGGGGTAAGTAGTGTCGTTATTAATACATTGACGCCTACGATTACGTCTTTTGTGTTTACTCCTTTTTATTCATTGGGCGATTATAGCGGAAATTTTTGGAGTCTTGTGATTGCGATTGTGCCGCGCGTATTACTGGGTGTTTTAGCTGCGATAATCTATCAATTATTTAAACATAAGGGCAATAAATTATCCGTTATCGGAAGTAGTTTTACGGCATTAGTGTGCACAATTATTCATTCTATTTTAGTATTAGGCATGATTTATGTATTTTTTGGCCCAAGCTATGCGTCGGCAAAGGGTGTTGAAGTTTCAGCATTGTTTGGTTTATTATTAGGTGTTATTACAACAAATAGTTTATTAGAAGCTATTTTAGCGGTTGTTATCGTGGCACCACTAACTAAGGTTTTAGAACCTATAACTAAGAAGGTGATGTAA
- the coaBC gene encoding bifunctional phosphopantothenoylcysteine decarboxylase/phosphopantothenate--cysteine ligase CoaBC: MEKKTVVIGICGGIAAYKTAQLASNLYKKGYDVHVIMTKNATEFITPMTFETLTHNRVSVGTFDRNFQYDVNHISLAKRADVFVLAPASANCIAKIAHGIADDMLTTTFLAANCPKLIAPAMNTGMLNNPITQRNIQQCREFGMTIIESASGYLACGDVGKGRLAEIEDIEDAIECLLIKDKPLAGIKVVVTAGPTQEDIDPVRFITNHSSGKMGYALARAARNLGAEVTLITGPTSLRKPVFMTIIEVRTADEMFQEVSGLKDQYDILIKSAAVSDYRASFVNPHKLKKQSQQTTLDLVMNKDILLAMGKEKKDSQVICGFAMETENLEENATKKLLGKNADLIVANQLNEEFAGFKGDTNVVTLIQRDGIVKLNKMSKEALGYEIMEQLLKILIKKRGTIC; this comes from the coding sequence ATGGAAAAAAAAACAGTAGTCATTGGAATCTGTGGGGGGATTGCCGCTTATAAGACTGCACAGTTAGCGAGTAATTTATATAAAAAGGGCTATGATGTCCATGTGATTATGACAAAAAATGCAACGGAGTTTATTACTCCGATGACGTTTGAAACGTTAACGCATAATCGGGTATCAGTAGGAACATTTGATCGAAATTTTCAGTATGACGTTAACCACATTTCATTGGCTAAACGTGCGGATGTATTTGTCTTAGCACCTGCATCAGCCAATTGTATTGCGAAGATTGCCCATGGAATTGCTGATGATATGTTAACAACAACTTTTTTAGCTGCCAATTGTCCTAAATTAATTGCTCCGGCAATGAATACAGGGATGTTGAATAACCCAATTACTCAACGTAATATCCAGCAATGTAGGGAATTTGGGATGACTATTATTGAATCTGCTAGTGGTTACTTAGCTTGTGGAGATGTCGGAAAAGGTCGCCTGGCAGAAATTGAAGATATTGAGGATGCCATTGAGTGTTTATTGATTAAGGATAAGCCTTTAGCTGGGATTAAGGTTGTTGTGACGGCCGGGCCTACACAGGAGGATATTGATCCTGTACGATTTATAACGAATCATTCTAGTGGTAAAATGGGGTACGCCTTAGCGAGAGCCGCACGTAATTTAGGTGCTGAGGTGACGCTTATAACGGGGCCTACTTCTTTGAGAAAACCTGTTTTTATGACGATTATCGAAGTAAGAACAGCAGATGAAATGTTTCAGGAAGTATCTGGATTAAAAGATCAGTATGATATTTTAATTAAATCTGCCGCAGTCTCTGATTATAGGGCCTCTTTTGTGAATCCACATAAGTTAAAGAAACAAAGTCAACAGACGACACTTGATTTAGTCATGAACAAAGATATTTTATTAGCTATGGGGAAAGAAAAAAAAGATAGCCAAGTGATATGTGGATTTGCAATGGAAACTGAAAATTTAGAAGAAAACGCCACTAAAAAATTGTTAGGTAAAAATGCGGATTTAATCGTTGCCAACCAATTAAATGAAGAATTTGCAGGTTTTAAGGGGGATACAAATGTGGTGACGCTTATTCAAAGAGATGGAATCGTGAAATTGAATAAGATGTCTAAGGAAGCCCTCGGATATGAAATTATGGAACAGTTATTGAAGATTTTAATAAAGAAAAGGGGAACAATATGTTAA
- a CDS encoding type III pantothenate kinase, translating into MLIVIDVGNTNITLGVYDKDDLIATFRLTTKLQRTSDEFGITLFSFLQTKDINPQAVEAVLISSVVPKIMHSLTNAIRKYFNIEPMIVGPGIKTGISVRTENPREVGADRIVDIAAAYYIYGGPALVIDFGTATTYDYVNENGEFEFGVTSPGIEISAQALWTQAAKLPEIEIKKPETIMCRNTITSMQGGLVYGYIGQTEYIIKKVKEAVGKDIKVVATGGLGRIIYNETDMIDVYDPDLAFKGMRIIYHKNKGGF; encoded by the coding sequence ATGTTAATCGTTATTGATGTCGGAAATACTAACATTACGTTAGGGGTATATGATAAAGACGATTTAATTGCTACATTTCGTTTAACAACTAAATTACAAAGAACATCTGATGAGTTTGGAATTACGTTATTTTCTTTTCTTCAAACAAAGGATATTAATCCCCAAGCGGTAGAGGCTGTTTTAATTTCGAGTGTAGTTCCTAAAATTATGCATTCATTAACTAATGCTATTCGTAAATATTTTAATATTGAACCAATGATTGTAGGGCCTGGAATTAAGACTGGAATTAGTGTTAGAACGGAAAATCCTCGTGAAGTTGGGGCGGATCGTATTGTAGATATTGCGGCTGCTTATTATATTTATGGAGGCCCTGCGCTTGTTATTGACTTTGGAACTGCCACAACTTATGATTATGTAAATGAGAACGGGGAGTTTGAATTTGGAGTAACTTCTCCAGGGATTGAAATTTCGGCACAGGCGCTATGGACGCAGGCAGCTAAATTACCAGAGATTGAAATTAAGAAGCCAGAAACGATTATGTGCCGTAATACGATTACTAGTATGCAAGGTGGTTTGGTTTACGGTTACATTGGCCAAACAGAATATATTATTAAGAAGGTAAAAGAGGCAGTTGGAAAGGATATCAAAGTAGTGGCCACAGGGGGATTGGGGCGCATTATATATAACGAAACTGATATGATTGATGTTTATGATCCAGATCTTGCATTTAAAGGAATGAGAATCATTTATCATAAAAATAAAGGCGGATTTTAA